A genomic stretch from Flavobacterium nitratireducens includes:
- a CDS encoding universal stress protein, with product MKRILVPTDFSSRAENALKVAAQIAKKNNFEIHLLHMLEIPSQMNDAITGTTPIPEIMLFIQKAKETMQQTLNKSYLKDLSIIDAIKLEKASQGILSYSKDNAIDLIVMGSNGASGLTEFIIGSNTEKVVRLSTAPVIVIKEEINNFDPKNIVFASDFSEEIKKPFQKLLNFKQLFDAKLQLVTICTPNSFKPTALAKKIMTDFIKEFNLDNYSINIYNDTNVEKGIIHFSNEINADLISLCSHGRTGLAHFFTGSISEDLANHGNKPLIIFKI from the coding sequence ATGAAACGCATCTTAGTTCCTACCGATTTTTCTTCAAGAGCCGAAAACGCTCTTAAGGTTGCTGCTCAAATTGCTAAAAAAAACAATTTTGAAATTCATCTACTACATATGCTGGAAATTCCCAGCCAAATGAACGATGCTATTACAGGCACCACTCCGATACCAGAGATCATGCTTTTTATCCAAAAAGCCAAAGAAACTATGCAACAAACTCTAAATAAAAGCTACCTTAAAGACCTAAGCATTATTGATGCTATCAAATTAGAAAAAGCTTCTCAAGGAATTTTATCATATAGTAAAGACAATGCTATAGACTTAATTGTCATGGGGTCAAACGGCGCTTCTGGACTGACTGAGTTTATCATTGGATCAAATACCGAAAAAGTTGTTCGATTATCCACTGCCCCAGTGATTGTTATTAAAGAAGAAATCAACAACTTCGACCCAAAAAACATCGTCTTCGCTTCTGATTTTTCAGAAGAAATAAAAAAACCGTTTCAAAAATTACTAAACTTCAAACAGTTATTCGATGCAAAACTTCAATTGGTTACTATTTGCACGCCAAATAGTTTCAAACCAACTGCCTTGGCAAAAAAAATCATGACTGATTTCATAAAAGAATTTAATCTAGACAATTATTCTATTAACATCTACAACGATACTAACGTAGAAAAGGGAATTATACATTTCTCAAATGAAATAAATGCCGACCTAATAAGCCTTTGCTCCCATGGCCGTACTGGACTAGCACATTTCTTCACAGGAAGTATTAGTGAAGACCTCGCCAATCACGGAAACAAGCCTTTAATCATTTTTAAAATTTAA
- the rimP gene encoding ribosome assembly cofactor RimP: MTFKEKVNSLLQEVLEERPSLFLIDLTITDAFKVMITLDDDNGVVLQDCIDISRAIESKLDREEQDYSLEVASVGIGSPLKLTRQYIKNIGRTLIVTTNTEKIEAELVDANEDFIILSWKAREPKKVGKGKETVQKEQQIPYSDIKEAVVTVTF, from the coding sequence ATGACATTTAAAGAAAAAGTAAATTCATTATTGCAGGAAGTTCTAGAGGAAAGACCTTCGCTTTTTTTGATTGACTTAACTATTACAGATGCGTTTAAAGTGATGATAACTTTGGACGATGATAATGGAGTGGTTTTGCAGGATTGCATCGATATTAGTCGTGCAATAGAAAGTAAGTTAGATAGAGAAGAGCAGGATTATTCTCTTGAAGTAGCTTCGGTAGGAATTGGTTCACCATTGAAATTGACCCGTCAATACATCAAAAATATTGGTAGAACTTTGATTGTGACTACAAATACTGAAAAAATAGAAGCGGAATTAGTTGATGCTAATGAAGATTTCATAATTTTGTCTTGGAAAGCAAGAGAACCTAAAAAAGTAGGGAAAGGAAAAGAAACAGTACAGAAAGAACAACAAATACCTTATTCAGATATTAAAGAGGCAGTTGTTACAGTAACATTTTAA
- the nusA gene encoding transcription termination factor NusA has translation MENLALIDSFSEFKDNKLIDRVTLMAILEDVFRNALKKKYGSDENFDIIINPDKGDMEIWRRRVIVADEDLDFENEEITLTEARKIEADFEIGEEVSEEVKLIDLGRRAILALRQNLISKIHEHDNTNLYKQFKDLIGDIYTAEVHHVRPRVVILVDDEGNEIVLPKEKQIPSDFFRKGDNVRGIIESVELKGNKPQIIMSRTSEKFLEKLFEQEIPEVFDGLITIKKVVRIPGEKAKVAVDSYDDRIDPVGACVGMKGSRIHGIVRELGNENIDVINYTNNIQLFITRALSPAKVSSIKIDEETKRADVFLKLEEVSKAIGRGGHNIKLAGLLTGYELDVIREGDVAGAAADEDDVELTEFSDEIDEWIIEEFAKIGLDTAKSILKHDVEDLVRRTDLEEETILDVMKILKEEFDS, from the coding sequence ATGGAAAATTTAGCATTAATCGATTCATTTTCAGAGTTTAAAGATAATAAACTTATTGATCGTGTAACGCTTATGGCAATTTTAGAAGATGTATTTAGAAATGCATTGAAGAAAAAATACGGTTCAGATGAAAATTTTGACATCATTATCAATCCTGATAAAGGTGATATGGAAATTTGGAGAAGGAGAGTAATCGTTGCCGACGAAGATTTGGATTTCGAAAATGAAGAGATTACTTTAACAGAGGCTAGAAAAATTGAGGCAGATTTTGAGATTGGAGAAGAAGTTTCTGAAGAGGTTAAATTAATTGATCTAGGAAGAAGAGCTATCTTAGCATTGCGTCAAAATTTGATTTCAAAAATACATGAACACGATAATACAAATCTTTATAAACAATTTAAAGATTTAATTGGTGATATTTACACAGCCGAAGTGCACCATGTAAGACCAAGAGTAGTAATTTTGGTGGATGATGAAGGAAACGAAATTGTGTTACCAAAAGAAAAACAAATTCCATCCGACTTTTTCCGTAAAGGAGATAACGTTCGTGGAATTATTGAAAGCGTTGAATTAAAAGGAAACAAACCTCAAATTATTATGTCTAGAACTTCAGAGAAGTTTTTAGAGAAATTATTTGAACAAGAAATTCCAGAAGTTTTTGACGGTTTAATAACAATTAAAAAAGTGGTAAGAATCCCAGGTGAAAAAGCAAAAGTAGCTGTAGATTCTTATGATGATAGAATTGATCCAGTTGGAGCATGTGTGGGAATGAAAGGATCACGTATTCACGGAATTGTTCGTGAATTAGGGAATGAAAATATTGATGTTATTAATTATACTAATAATATTCAATTATTTATTACAAGAGCATTAAGCCCTGCAAAAGTATCTTCAATCAAAATTGATGAAGAAACAAAAAGAGCAGATGTGTTTTTAAAATTAGAAGAAGTTTCTAAAGCAATTGGTAGAGGAGGTCATAATATTAAATTAGCTGGTTTGTTAACTGGTTATGAGTTAGATGTTATTAGAGAAGGAGATGTTGCTGGAGCTGCTGCTGATGAAGACGATGTTGAATTAACAGAGTTTTCAGATGAAATTGATGAGTGGATTATTGAAGAATTTGCAAAAATTGGATTAGACACTGCTAAAAGTATCTTGAAACATGATGTAGAGGATTTAGTAAGAAGAACAGATTTAGAAGAAGAAACAATTCTAGATGTTATGAAAATATTGAAAGAAGAGTTTGATAGCTAG